A single region of the Mercenaria mercenaria strain notata chromosome 6, MADL_Memer_1, whole genome shotgun sequence genome encodes:
- the LOC128558141 gene encoding uncharacterized protein LOC128558141: MLGYRSPRALICCKSCTDHHKAWMILNIFLQGTVDEILTTYIKYCTNERQTPSVTGLYQYISISKDKNFRFLCDATFNIVLAVFVFRSGVRRNNSKFIMAGKSKFIKLFYGFNHTYYQEIVYRDLKTRTLAPQEVKEFLEKTESFSVSGHESKGEGGDFVLEAVNGKSKRWLPPGIPQHQHWLQVCRNLDLLDKIRENTFKETGMNEESKGVYQRDIEKEILEWRVKLRASGYISNTADENSCHISVSGENLDKTLVSFERQCNTNINDYYNELIKGGLPGKGVSLTPVFTTPLDRTKFHDIKKKKKITDK; the protein is encoded by the exons ATGTTAGGATATCGTTCGCCGCGTGCCCTGATCTGTTGCAAGAGTTGTACAGATCATCACAAAGCATGGATGATTCTTAATATATTTCTTCAAGGTACTGTAGATGAAATATTGACAACATATATAAAGTATTGTACCAATGAACGTCAAACTCCATCTGTCACTGGACTGTACCAATACATATCCATTAGTAAAGACAAAAATTTCCGGTTTTTGTGCGATGCAACTTTCAATATCGTTTTAGCAGTATTTGTTTTCAGGTCCGGAGTTCGTAGAAATAACTCAAAATTTATTATGGCAGGTAAAAGTAAGTTCATTAAACTATTTTATGGCTTCAATCATACATATTACCAGGAAATAGTATACAGAGACCTTAAAACAAGAACATTAGCTCCACAGGAAGTAAAAGAGTTTTTGGAAAAAACTGAATCTTTCTCTGTGTCTGGCCATGAAAGCAAAGGCGAAGGTGGTGATTTTGTTCTAGAGGCAGTTAATGGCAAATCAAAGCGCTGGTTGCCACCTGGAATACCACAGCACCAGCATTGGTTGCAAGTTTGCAGAAATTTGGACTTGCTTGATAAG ATTAGAGAAAACACCTTCAAAGAAACAGGAATGAACGAAGAATCTAAAGGGGTATATCAGAGAGATATAGAAAAGGAAATATTAGAATGGCGTGTGAAACTTCGAGCTTCAGGATATATTAGCAATACAGCAGATGAAAATAG TTGCCATATATCTGTATCTGgtgaaaatttagataaaacgcTTGTTTCATTTGAGAGACAATGCAACACGAATATAAATGATTATTACAATGAATTGATCAAAGGAGGATTACCTGGAAAAGGTGTTTCCTTAACGCCCGTTTTTACTACTCCATTGGACAGAACTAAATTTCacgacattaaaaaaaaaaaaaaaattacagataAGTGA